A DNA window from Guyparkeria halophila contains the following coding sequences:
- the fabD gene encoding ACP S-malonyltransferase: MIAGVFPGQGSQSIGMASGWGEHEDIAQAVFDRASDVLGYDLWALVADGDPAQLNQTERTQPAMLAADVAAWQIWRHNDGAMPAALAGHSLGEYAALVAADAIDFEAAIALVARRGQLMQSAVAEGQGAMAAVLGLEDDAVRGVCERARDGEVCEAVNFNAPGQVVIAGDRAAVERAEAIAGEAGAKRFVLLPVSVPSHSSLMREAGEQLRAEIAQVDIRAPQIPVIHNVDALTHEKPEAIATALVEQLFRPVQWVACVQAMQAMGAGDQVEFGPGKVLTGLARRIDRRMGAKAVFDQATLEKALGTE, encoded by the coding sequence ATGATTGCAGGGGTGTTTCCGGGGCAGGGTTCCCAGTCCATCGGCATGGCCAGCGGCTGGGGCGAACACGAGGATATTGCGCAGGCGGTCTTCGATCGTGCGAGTGATGTGCTCGGTTACGACCTTTGGGCACTGGTCGCCGATGGTGATCCGGCCCAGCTCAACCAGACGGAACGTACCCAGCCGGCCATGCTGGCCGCCGACGTCGCGGCCTGGCAGATCTGGCGTCACAACGACGGGGCCATGCCGGCCGCACTCGCCGGCCACAGCCTGGGCGAATACGCCGCGCTGGTGGCCGCCGATGCCATCGATTTCGAGGCGGCGATTGCCCTGGTCGCCCGCCGCGGCCAGCTGATGCAATCGGCCGTGGCCGAGGGACAGGGCGCCATGGCTGCCGTCCTTGGCCTGGAAGACGATGCCGTGCGAGGGGTTTGTGAGCGGGCCCGCGACGGAGAGGTCTGCGAGGCGGTGAACTTCAATGCCCCGGGCCAGGTGGTGATTGCCGGCGACCGGGCCGCCGTCGAACGTGCTGAGGCGATCGCCGGCGAGGCGGGTGCCAAGCGTTTCGTCCTGCTGCCGGTAAGCGTGCCGTCGCATTCCTCGCTGATGCGCGAGGCCGGCGAACAGCTGCGCGCCGAGATCGCGCAGGTCGACATTCGTGCTCCGCAGATCCCCGTCATTCACAACGTGGATGCATTGACCCACGAGAAGCCCGAGGCCATTGCCACCGCGCTGGTCGAGCAATTGTTCCGCCCAGTGCAATGGGTCGCCTGCGTCCAGGCCATGCAGGCAATGGGTGCCGGCGACCAGGTCGAGTTCGGCCCCGGCAAGGTGCTCACCGGCCTGGCTCGTCGGATCGATCGCCGCATGGGCGCCAAGGCGGTCTTCGACCAGGCCACGCTGGAGAAGGCACTCGGCACCGAGTAA
- the fabG gene encoding 3-oxoacyl-ACP reductase FabG — translation MSEQASQFANLEGRVALVTGASRGIGAAIADALVAAGATVIGTATSEKGAAAIDERLGEKGAGMALDVTDGAQVDAVIKEIESRFGPVAVLVNNAGITRDTLLMRMKEDDWDAIIQTNLTSVFRLSQKVMRSMAKARWGRIISIASVVGSMGNAGQTNYAAAKAGIMGFSKSLARELGPRGVTVNVVAPGFIETDMTRDLPEKQKDALLGNIPNGRLGQPDEIASAVRFLAAPEAGYINGQTIHVNGGMYMG, via the coding sequence ATGTCAGAACAAGCAAGCCAATTCGCCAACCTCGAGGGCCGTGTTGCCCTGGTCACCGGCGCATCGCGCGGCATCGGTGCGGCCATCGCCGATGCCCTGGTGGCCGCCGGTGCGACGGTGATCGGGACGGCCACCTCGGAGAAGGGCGCGGCGGCCATCGACGAGCGTCTGGGCGAGAAGGGTGCCGGCATGGCGCTGGACGTGACCGATGGCGCGCAGGTCGATGCGGTGATCAAGGAGATCGAGTCGCGCTTCGGGCCGGTGGCCGTGCTGGTCAACAACGCCGGCATCACCCGTGACACGCTGCTGATGCGCATGAAGGAAGACGACTGGGACGCGATCATCCAGACCAACCTCACGTCGGTCTTTCGCCTGTCGCAGAAGGTCATGCGCTCGATGGCCAAGGCCCGCTGGGGGCGGATCATCTCGATCGCCTCGGTGGTCGGTTCGATGGGCAATGCCGGGCAGACGAACTACGCGGCGGCCAAGGCCGGCATCATGGGCTTTTCCAAGTCGCTGGCGCGTGAGCTCGGCCCGCGCGGCGTGACGGTCAACGTGGTTGCCCCGGGCTTTATCGAGACCGACATGACCCGCGACCTGCCGGAAAAGCAGAAGGATGCCCTGCTGGGCAACATCCCCAATGGCCGGTTGGGCCAGCCCGATGAGATCGCCTCGGCGGTCCGTTTCCTGGCCGCCCCGGAAGCCGGTTACATCAACGGCCAGACGATCCACGTCAACGGCGGGATGTACATGGGGTAA
- the acpP gene encoding acyl carrier protein, which produces MSTVEERVKKIVVEQLGVKEEEVTNEASFVDDLGADSLDTVELVMALEEEFECEIPDEEAEKITTVQQAIDYVNNHKDA; this is translated from the coding sequence ATGAGCACCGTTGAAGAACGCGTCAAGAAGATTGTTGTAGAGCAGTTGGGCGTCAAGGAAGAAGAAGTTACCAACGAAGCTTCATTCGTTGACGACCTCGGCGCGGATTCCCTCGATACCGTCGAGTTGGTCATGGCCCTGGAAGAAGAGTTCGAGTGCGAGATTCCGGACGAAGAGGCCGAGAAAATCACCACCGTTCAGCAGGCCATCGACTACGTCAACAACCACAAGGACGCCTGA
- the fabF gene encoding beta-ketoacyl-ACP synthase II, translating to MSKRRVVITGLGLVTPLGNNVKDSWDGILAGRSGVAPIDRFDTEKMAVKFAATVKDFDPTTIIPAKDVKKMEPFIHYAMSASIEAIEDADLISDSLDLDRVGTFIGSGIGGLGGIERNTLTLENQGPRRVSPFFIPGAIINMASGQLSIRYGFRGPNLATVTACTSGTHSIGQAARMISYGDADVMIAGGTEGAVSPLGVAGFASARALSTRNDDPERASRPWDRDRDGFVLGEGAGVVVLESLEHAQARGAHIYGEVKGFGMSADAYHMTLPAADGDGAQRCMKAALKDADLQPSDLGYINAHGTSTPAGDGTEVQAIKKLYGDTPVECPVSSTKSMTGHLLGAAGAIEAVFSVLALRDQVLPPTINLDNPSEDCDLDFVPHEARRVEGLEVAMSNSFGFGGTNGTLIFGRTID from the coding sequence ATGAGCAAACGTCGCGTCGTGATCACCGGCCTTGGGCTGGTGACCCCGCTGGGGAACAACGTCAAGGATTCATGGGACGGCATTCTTGCCGGCCGGTCGGGTGTGGCCCCCATCGATCGTTTCGATACCGAGAAGATGGCAGTCAAGTTTGCGGCCACGGTCAAGGATTTCGATCCGACCACGATCATCCCGGCCAAGGACGTGAAAAAGATGGAGCCGTTCATCCACTACGCGATGAGCGCCTCCATCGAGGCGATCGAAGATGCGGACCTGATCAGCGACTCGCTCGATCTTGACCGGGTGGGTACGTTCATCGGTTCGGGCATCGGCGGACTGGGTGGCATCGAGCGCAACACGCTGACCCTGGAAAACCAGGGGCCGCGGCGTGTCTCGCCGTTCTTCATTCCCGGTGCGATCATCAACATGGCCTCCGGTCAGCTTTCGATCCGCTATGGTTTCCGTGGTCCGAACCTCGCCACGGTGACTGCCTGCACGTCGGGCACCCACAGCATCGGCCAGGCCGCCCGCATGATTTCCTACGGTGATGCCGACGTGATGATCGCCGGGGGCACCGAGGGCGCCGTCTCACCGCTCGGTGTGGCGGGTTTTGCCTCGGCGCGTGCCCTGTCCACTCGCAACGACGATCCCGAGCGGGCCTCGCGTCCCTGGGATCGTGACCGCGACGGGTTCGTGCTGGGTGAGGGCGCCGGCGTGGTGGTGCTCGAGTCGCTGGAACATGCCCAGGCTCGCGGTGCGCATATCTATGGCGAGGTAAAGGGCTTCGGCATGAGTGCGGATGCCTATCACATGACCCTGCCGGCCGCCGACGGCGACGGTGCGCAGCGCTGCATGAAAGCGGCGCTCAAGGATGCCGATCTTCAGCCGAGCGACCTCGGCTACATCAACGCCCACGGGACCTCCACGCCCGCCGGTGACGGTACCGAGGTGCAGGCCATCAAGAAGCTCTACGGCGATACGCCGGTCGAGTGCCCGGTCAGTTCCACGAAGTCGATGACCGGGCACCTGCTCGGTGCGGCCGGTGCCATCGAAGCGGTGTTCTCGGTGCTCGCCCTGCGCGATCAGGTGCTGCCGCCGACGATCAACCTCGACAACCCCTCCGAGGATTGCGATCTCGATTTCGTGCCCCACGAGGCACGTCGCGTCGAGGGCCTCGAGGTGGCCATGTCCAACTCGTTCGGCTTCGGCGGGACCAACGGCACGCTGATCTTCGGTCGAACGATCGACTGA